A single region of the Zootoca vivipara chromosome 2, rZooViv1.1, whole genome shotgun sequence genome encodes:
- the ARF3 gene encoding ADP-ribosylation factor 3: MGNIFGNLLKSLIGKKEMRILMVGLDAAGKTTILYKLKLGEIVTTIPTIGFNVETVEYKNISFTVWDVGGQDKIRPLWRHYFQNTQGLIFVVDSNDRERVNEAREELMRMLAEDELRDAVLLVFANKQDLPNAMNAAEITDKLGLHSLRHRNWYIQATCATSGDGLYEGLDWLANQLKNKK, encoded by the exons ATGGGGAACATATTTGGAAACCTGCTCAAGAGCCTGATTGGCAAGAAGGAAATGCGCATCCTCATGGTGGGTCTGGACGCTGCTGGGAAGACCACCATCCTCTACAAGCTCAAGCTGGGAGAGATCGTCACCACCATCCCTACTATCG GGTTCAACGTGGAGACGGTGGAGTACAAGAATATCAGCTTCACCGTGTGGGATGTTGGCGGCCAGGACAAGATACGGCCCTTGTGGCGGCACTACTTCCAAAACACCCAAG GTCTGATCTTTGTGGTGGACAGCAATGATCGGGAGCGGGTGAACGAGGCACGTGAGGAGCTGATGCGGATGCTGGCAGAGGATGAACTGCGAGATGCTGTTCTCCTTGTCTTTGCTAACAAACAG GACCTCCCCAATGCCATGAACGCAGCAGAAATCACGGACAAGCTGGGCCTGCATTCGCTGCGCCATCGCAACTGGTACATCCAGGCCACTTGTGCCACCAGCGGAGATGGCCTCTACGAGGGCTTGGATTGGCTGGCCAACCAGCTGAAGAACAAGAAATGA